TCAACCCTAATAATTTTGCAATAAACGCTAATGCAATACCCGTATTGCCACTAGTAGCTTCAACTAAAGTTCCTCCCTTTTTTATATCGCCACGTTTCAAAGCTTCGTTTATCATATTAAACGCCGGACGATCTTTTACACTTCCTCCAGGGTTATTGCCTTCCAACTTTAAAAACAAACGTACTCCTTTTTTTTTAATAAGATGTGTGGCTTCCACTAACGGCGTGTTGCCAATTTGACCAATAATACTATTCTCGTATGCCATTCTTTTTAGGTCTGATTTTTATTTCTGTTTGGTAGGTTACCAATGAATTTTCGGGTACCGATTCCGTTATCCAAACATTGGCTCCTATGATGCTATTTTTCCCAATAACAATATCGCCACCTAAAATAGTGGCGTTGGCGTAAATGCACACATTGTCTTCGATGGTAGGGTGACGCTTTGTTGACGCTAAACTTTTCGCGACCGAAATACCTCCTAAAGTTACCCCTTGATATATTTTTACGTTTTTACCAATAATTGAGGTTTCACCAATTACAATTCCCGTTCCGTGATCGATATAAAACGATTCGCCAATAGTAGCTCCCGGGTGAATGTCAATTCCGGTTATGCCGTGAATAAACTCACTCATCATTCTTGGCAAAATATAAATGCCCAATTTATGTAGCGCATGACTCAATCTGTAAATTGAAATCGCATAAAACCCAGGGTAAGCCATATA
This genomic stretch from Flavobacteriaceae bacterium GSB9 harbors:
- a CDS encoding serine O-acetyltransferase encodes the protein MKSYNVCLKDTVKSFTKKIFYSLFDCEHEEANSQYLEDTFLKILSNLEIENGAAIWEKFKTELPSIRKKLDADAIAFEKNDPASHSLAEIYMAYPGFYAISIYRLSHALHKLGIYILPRMMSEFIHGITGIDIHPGATIGESFYIDHGTGIVIGETSIIGKNVKIYQGVTLGGISVAKSLASTKRHPTIEDNVCIYANATILGGDIVIGKNSIIGANVWITESVPENSLVTYQTEIKIRPKKNGIRE